In a genomic window of Vigna angularis cultivar LongXiaoDou No.4 chromosome 6, ASM1680809v1, whole genome shotgun sequence:
- the LOC108342895 gene encoding glucuronoxylan 4-O-methyltransferase 1 translates to MHPSSLQSLLASLFFITHSLQTNQAKMRPKPHQPFNSKLLLLPLLVVFFLLFVLKSNLSTFKDIQEETPNAASQPSHSVKTPNCSPSCNKIPVSLSQALIHYSTSTITPQQTLKEISVSARVLEKKSPCNFLVFGLGHDSLMWSALNHGGRTVFLEEDEAWMEQIRRRFPTVESYHVRYDSKVKEAENLMEVGRGEECTAVGDPRYSICQLALKGLPSVVYETEWDLIMVDAPTGYYQDAPGRMSAIYTAGMMSRNRESGETHVFVHDVNREIEDTFSKAFLCECFMKKQEGRLRHFTIPSFRHNPHLLHGPFCPPPPPPS, encoded by the coding sequence ATGCATCCCTCATCCCTGCAATCCCTGCTCGCTTCACTGTTTTTCATCACTCACTCTCTACAGACAAATCAAGCCAAGATGAGGCCCAAACCCCATCAACCATTCAATTCCAAGCTGCTCCTTCTACCGCTCTTGGTTGTCTTCTTTCTCCTCTTCGTCCTAAAATCAAACTTGTCTACCTTCAAAGACATACAAGAGGAGACCCCAAATGCTGCCTCGCAACCATCGCATTCAGTAAAGACCCCAAATTGTTCCCCCAGTTGCAACAAGATACCGGTTTCTCTCTCCCAGGCACTCATCCACTACTCCACCTCAACCATCACCCCACAACAAACGCTGAAAGAGATATCGGTGTCTGCAAGAGTCTTGGAGAAGAAATCCCCGTGCAACTTTCTGGTGTTTGGGTTGGGGCACGACAGCCTCATGTGGAGTGCACTGAATCATGGTGGGAGGACGGTCTTCCTGGAAGAAGACGAGGCATGGATGGAGCAAATAAGGAGGCGGTTTCCGACGGTGGAGTCGTACCACGTGAGGTACGACAGCAAGGTGAAGGAGGCTGAGAATCTGATGGAGGTTGGGAGAGGAGAGGAGTGCACAGCAGTGGGAGATCCAAGATATTCCATTTGCCAGCTTGCTTTAAAGGGTTTGCCGAGTGTGGTGTACGAGACAGAGTGGGATCTGATCATGGTGGACGCACCCACCGGCTACTACCAGGATGCACCTGGCAGGATGAGTGCCATCTACACCGCTGGGATGATGAGCAGGAACAGGGAGAGTGGAGAGACCCATGTGTTCGTGCATGATGTCAACAGAGAGATCGAAGACACTTTCTCCAAGGCATTCCTCTGTGAATGCTTCATGAAAAAACAAGAGGGCAGGTTGAGACACTTCACCATTCCCAGCTTCAGGCACAACCCTCACCTTTTGCACGGGCCCTTCTGCCCTCCCCCGCCGCCTCCATCCTGA
- the LOC108342894 gene encoding probable serine/threonine-protein kinase At1g09600 isoform X1: MDPESVRFMSREVIVLRRLDHPNVMKLEGMIASRVSGSLYHIFEYMEHDLAGLAARPDIKFSEAQIKCYMQQLLRGLEHCHSRGVMHRDIKGSNLLLDSNGRLRIADFGLATLLQSSQGLPLTSRVVTLWYRPPELLLGATDYGTTVDLWSAGCILAELFVGKPILSGRTEVEQLHKIFKLCGSPSEEYWKKSKLPHATIFKPQHPYIRVVSQTFKDFPSSTLSLLEVLLAVESDDRGTASSALRHEFFTTMPLPCDPSSLPKYPPSKEFDAKLREEEAKRRRAPNKGHEYESLGNNFRESTAVPVPGTNAEFQATIGKPGLCNVKHVSEKYNYEKDDGYGFSREPVKATSTTHNVFSHSGQSMHPSVYGSSRTMNLKEENVLICPDHDFISRKSELSKHTSYWQGSAAKLSRFSNSIAARGDSLLEMSGGDFSVNSQLPEDQFGTRYSHKADGESNQLLDGLKS; the protein is encoded by the exons ATGGATCCAGAAAGCGTTCGTTTTATGTCAAGGGAGGTTATTGTGCTGCGGAGGCTTGATCATCCCAATGTCATGAAGCTTGAGGGCATGATTGCCTCACGGGTCTCTGGTAGCTTGTACCATATCTTTGAATATATGGAGCACGATCTTGCAGGACTTGCAGCAAGACCTGACATCAAGTTTTCCGAAGCACAG ATCAAGTGTTACATGCAACAGCTTCTTCGTGGTCTAGAGCATTGCCACAGTCGTGGTGTCATGCATCGTGACATAAAAGGTTCAAATCTTCTGCTTGACAGTAATGGCAGACTGAGGATTGCTGATTTTGGGCTAGCAACTTTGCTTCAGTCATCTCAGGGGCTGCCTTTAACAAGTCGGGTAGTGACCTTGTGGTACAGGCCACCTGAACTTTTACTTGGAGCTACAGATTATGGAACTACTGTGGATTTGTGGAGTGCTGGATGTATTCTTGCAGAGTTGTTTGTTGGGAAGCCTATACTGTCTGGACGAACAGAG GTGGAGCAACTACATAAAATCTTCAAACTGTGTGGATCTCCTTCTGAAGAATACTGGAAGAAGTCAAAGTTGCCGCATGCAACAATTTTTAAACCTCAGCATCCTTACATACGTGTTGTTTCTCAGACATTCAAGGATTTTCCTTCATCTACACTGAGCCTCTTGGAGGTCCTTCTAGCTGTTGAATCGGATGATCGGGGAACTGCATCTTCAGCACTTCGGCATGAg TTCTTCACAACAATGCCACTTCCTTGTGATCCATCATCTTTGCCAAAGTACCCACCGAGTAAGGAGTTTGATGCGAAACTTCGCGAAGAGGAAGCTAAAAG GCGAAGAGCACCAAATAAAGGACATGAATATGAATCACTAGGGAATAATTTTAGAGAGTCTACAGCTGTGCCAGTACCTGGTACTAATGCTGAGTTTCAGGCCACTATAGGG AAACCAGGACTGTGTAATGTTAAGCACGTCTCTGAGAAGTACAATTACGAAAAGGATGACGGTTATGGCTTCTCTCGCGAACCTGTAAAGGCAACGTCAACAACACACAATGTATTTTCTCATTCTGGCCAGTCAATGCATCCAAGTGTTTATGGATCCTCACGCACTATGAATTTGAAAGAGGAAAATGTCCTCATATGCCCTGATCATGACTTTATATCAAGAAAGTCTGAGTTGAGCAAACATACTTCGTATTGGCAAGGTAGTGCCGCAAAATTGTCAAGATTTTCTAATTCAATTGCAGCTCGAGGTGATTCACTTCTTGAAATGAGTGGTGGTGACTTTAGTGTGAATTCGCAGTTGCCAGAAGATCAATTTGGCACGAGATATAGCCATAAAGCAGATGGTGAGTCCAACCAATTGTTGGATGGACTCAAATCTTAA
- the LOC108342894 gene encoding probable serine/threonine-protein kinase At1g09600 isoform X2, whose protein sequence is MGCICSKAKSSSSHQYVSQNHTEGLKATPSPNTNTFGDTTSLISNVNQYSYSSSNATQEKASTPIFSDQIQQKGDKKANGNGVRSTTQTQLQQPKMSRLYSITRGERGVQVLAGWPSWLSAVAGEAISGWIPRRADSFEKLDKIGQGTYSSVYKARDLETNKIVALKKVRFTNMDPESVRFMSREVIVLRRLDHPNVMKLEGMIASRVSGSLYHIFEYMEHDLAGLAARPDIKFSEAQIKCYMQQLLRGLEHCHSRGVMHRDIKGSNLLLDSNGRLRIADFGLATLLQSSQGLPLTSRVVTLWYRPPELLLGATDYGTTVDLWSAGCILAELFVGKPILSGRTEVEQLHKIFKLCGSPSEEYWKKSKLPHATIFKPQHPYIRVVSQTFKDFPSSTLSLLEVLLAVESDDRGTASSALRHEFFTTMPLPCDPSSLPKYPPSKEFDAKLREEEAKSRRRAPNKGHEYESLGNNFRESTAVPVPGTNAEFQATIGKPGLCNVKHVSEKYNYEKDDGYGFSREPVKATSTTHNVFSHSGQSMHPSVYGSSRTMNLKEENVLICPDHDFISRKSELSKHTSYWQGSAAKLSRFSNSIAARGDSLLEMSGGDFSVNSQLPEDQFGTRYSHKADGESNQLLDGLKS, encoded by the exons ATGGGTTGCATATGCTCCAAAGcaaaatcatcatcatcacaccAATACGTTTCTCAAAACCATACCGAAGGTTTGAAGGCCACTCCATCCCCCAACACCAACACTTTCGGGGACACCACTTCCCTCATATCCAATGTAAATCAATATTCCTATTCAAGTTCAAATGCAACTCAAGAAAAAGCATCTACCCCAATTTTCTCGGATCAAATTCAACAGAAAGGGGACAAGAAAGCCAATGGTAATGGGGTGCGATCAACGACACAAACACAACTACAACAACCTAAGATGTCTAGGTTGTATAGTATAACCAGAGGGGAAAGAGGAGTACAGGTTCTCGCTGGGTGGCCCTCTTGGCTCTCTGCAGTTGCTGGTGAAGCCATTAGTGGCTGGATACCTCGTAGGGCTGATTCCTTTGAGAAGTTGGATAAG ATTGGCCAAGGAACTTACAGCAGTGTTTATAAAGCTCGTGATcttgaaacaaataaaattgttGCACTGAAGAAGGTTCGATTTACTAATATGGATCCAGAAAGCGTTCGTTTTATGTCAAGGGAGGTTATTGTGCTGCGGAGGCTTGATCATCCCAATGTCATGAAGCTTGAGGGCATGATTGCCTCACGGGTCTCTGGTAGCTTGTACCATATCTTTGAATATATGGAGCACGATCTTGCAGGACTTGCAGCAAGACCTGACATCAAGTTTTCCGAAGCACAG ATCAAGTGTTACATGCAACAGCTTCTTCGTGGTCTAGAGCATTGCCACAGTCGTGGTGTCATGCATCGTGACATAAAAGGTTCAAATCTTCTGCTTGACAGTAATGGCAGACTGAGGATTGCTGATTTTGGGCTAGCAACTTTGCTTCAGTCATCTCAGGGGCTGCCTTTAACAAGTCGGGTAGTGACCTTGTGGTACAGGCCACCTGAACTTTTACTTGGAGCTACAGATTATGGAACTACTGTGGATTTGTGGAGTGCTGGATGTATTCTTGCAGAGTTGTTTGTTGGGAAGCCTATACTGTCTGGACGAACAGAG GTGGAGCAACTACATAAAATCTTCAAACTGTGTGGATCTCCTTCTGAAGAATACTGGAAGAAGTCAAAGTTGCCGCATGCAACAATTTTTAAACCTCAGCATCCTTACATACGTGTTGTTTCTCAGACATTCAAGGATTTTCCTTCATCTACACTGAGCCTCTTGGAGGTCCTTCTAGCTGTTGAATCGGATGATCGGGGAACTGCATCTTCAGCACTTCGGCATGAg TTCTTCACAACAATGCCACTTCCTTGTGATCCATCATCTTTGCCAAAGTACCCACCGAGTAAGGAGTTTGATGCGAAACTTCGCGAAGAGGAAGCTAAAAG CAGGCGAAGAGCACCAAATAAAGGACATGAATATGAATCACTAGGGAATAATTTTAGAGAGTCTACAGCTGTGCCAGTACCTGGTACTAATGCTGAGTTTCAGGCCACTATAGGG AAACCAGGACTGTGTAATGTTAAGCACGTCTCTGAGAAGTACAATTACGAAAAGGATGACGGTTATGGCTTCTCTCGCGAACCTGTAAAGGCAACGTCAACAACACACAATGTATTTTCTCATTCTGGCCAGTCAATGCATCCAAGTGTTTATGGATCCTCACGCACTATGAATTTGAAAGAGGAAAATGTCCTCATATGCCCTGATCATGACTTTATATCAAGAAAGTCTGAGTTGAGCAAACATACTTCGTATTGGCAAGGTAGTGCCGCAAAATTGTCAAGATTTTCTAATTCAATTGCAGCTCGAGGTGATTCACTTCTTGAAATGAGTGGTGGTGACTTTAGTGTGAATTCGCAGTTGCCAGAAGATCAATTTGGCACGAGATATAGCCATAAAGCAGATGGTGAGTCCAACCAATTGTTGGATGGACTCAAATCTTAA
- the LOC108343267 gene encoding uncharacterized protein LOC108343267, translated as MPLSRIATEAFGLVTICLVAILILLGLMCIAYSFYFRSRIHSQGLLQLTYFSGPWIIRITIILFSIWWGIGEIIRLTLLRSTFHLKWPDTVCKCYIVSNLGFAEPCLFLTLVFLLRAPLQDLETGIMSKKWNVKTSGYVLLYCLPMFVLQLFVILVGPRLDKNSGSGKKLPHYFSSAAAASSMTGENDTAFCTYPLFSTILLGLYAIVLTSYLFWLGSRILKLVINKGLQKRVYILLFSVSCFLPLRVLFLGLSVLSGPEHFMFEAFVFLAFLALVCCAGLCMYTLVYRPVADSLALGNLQDMEARRRNDDHNDTVSFIAGQSHLEGNVEENVRSSPGRYSDASTKRGSISFRTLEKGVTSTGTFVELSLFSPSRSATPPGSPPLLGWPMRSPTQHIGP; from the coding sequence ATGCCCCTGTCGAGAATAGCTACCGAGGCATTCGGTCTGGTGACGATTTGTTTAGTAGCCATCTTAATTCTTCTTGGGTTGATGTGCATTGCTTACTCATTTTACTTCCGCTCTCGTATTCATAGTCAAGGTCTGCTTCAGCTCACTTATTTTAGTGGTCCTTGGATCATCAGAATCACAATAATCCTATTTTCAATCTGGTGGGGTATTGGTGAAATTATTCGACTTACTTTGTTAAGGAGTACCTTTCACTTAAAATGGCCGGACACTGTCTGCAAGTGTTACATTGTATCAAATTTGGGATTTGCAGAACCGTGCCTATTCCTCACACTTGTATTTCTCCTTCGGGCACCTTTACAGGATTTGGAGACTGGAATTATGAGCAAAAAATGGAATGTGAAAACATCGGGATATGTTCTTCTTTACTGCCTCCCAATGTTTGTTCTTCAgctttttgttattttggttgGACCTCGGTTAGACAAGAATAGTGGTTCTGGAAAAAAGTTGCCTCATTATTTTTCAAGTGCAGCGGCTGCCTCTTCAATGACCGGGGAGAATGATACTGCCTTCTGTACTTACCCTTTATTCAGCACTATTCTCCTTGGCCTTTATGCCATTGTCCTGACTTCCTACCTTTTTTGGCTTGGTAGTCGGATTTTGAAACTAGTTATTAACAAGGGTCTGCAGAAGAGGGTTTACATATTGCTATTCTCAGTTTCATGTTTCCTTCCATTAAGGGTTCTTTTTCTTGGTTTATCTGTTTTATCCGGACCTGAGCATTTTATGTTTGAAGCCTTTGTTTTCTTGGCTTTTCTTGCACTGGTATGTTGCGCTGGCTTGTGCATGTACACACTTGTTTACCGTCCAGTGGCAGATAGCTTAGCTTTGGGAAATCTGCAAGACATGGAAGCTAGGAGGCGAAATGATGATCATAATGATACTGTGTCTTTCATTGCTGGCCAGAGTCATCTGGAAGGAAATGTTGAAGAAAATGTTCGGTCTAGTCCTGGTAGATACTCTGATGCATCAACAAAACGAGGATCGATTTCATTTCGGACATTAGAAAAGGGTGTTACATCAACAGGAACATTTGTTGAACTTAGCCTCTTCTCTCCCAGCCGCAGTGCAACCCCTCCAGGATCACCTCCTCTCCTAGGTTGGCCAATGCGATCCCCAACGCAACATATTGGACCATAG
- the LOC108343174 gene encoding ABC transporter F family member 4 gives MGRKKPEDAGPSAKTKTTKDAPKKEKFSVSAMLASMDEKPDKPKKVSSTSSKPKPKSAPKASAYTDGIDLPPSDDEDDDLLEQEEEKNNASKRGSQQQRPDLKPLDVPIADKELKKREKKDLLAAHAAEQAKREALKDDHDAFTVVIGSRASVLEGDDDADANVKDITIENFSVSARGKELLKNASVKISHGKRYGLVGPNGKGKSTLLKLLAWRKIPVPKNIDVLLVEQEVVGDDKTALEAVVSANEELVKIRQEVTSLQNAASAEESVDKDDDVEDDTGEKLAELYEKLQLMGSDAAEAQASKILAGLGFTKNMQGRPTKSFSGGWRMRISLARALFVQPTLLLLDEPTNHLDLRAVLWLEEYLCRWKKTLVVVSHDRDFLNTVCTEIIHLHDLKLHFYRGNFDDFESGYEQRRKEMNKKYEIYDKQLKAAKRSGNRAQQEKVKDRAKFAAAKEASKSKGKGKVDEDDAPSEVPQKWRDYSVEFHFPEPTELTPPLLQLIEVSFSYPNREDFRLSNVDVGIDMGTRVAIVGPNGAGKSTLLNLLAGDLVASEGEVRRSQKLRIGRYSQHFVDLLTMDETAVQYLLRLHPDQEGLSKQEAVRAKLGKFGLPSHNHLTPIAKLSGGQKARVVFTSISMSKPHILLLDEPTNHLDMQSIDALADALDEFTGGVVLVSHDSRLISRVCDDEERSQIWVVEDGTVKTFPGTFEDYKEDLMREIKAEVDD, from the coding sequence ATGGGAAGGAAAAAGCCAGAGGATGCTGGCCCATCTGCGAAGACCAAGACAACTAAAGATGCTCCCAAGAAGGAAAAATTTTCTGTCTCTGCTATGCTGGCCAGTATGGATGAAAAGCCTGACAAACCCAAAAAGGTCTCTTCTACCTCCAGTAAGCCGAAGCCAAAATCTGCTCCAAAAGCTTCTGCATACACCGATGGTATTGATCTTCCGCcttctgatgatgaagatgatgatctCCTAGAACAGGAGGAGGAGAAAAATAATGCATCCAAACGTGGAAGTCAGCAACAAAGGCCTGATTTAAAGCCACTTGATGTGCCTATTGCTGATAAAGAGTTGAAAAAGCGTGAAAAGAAGGATCTTTTAGCAGCACATGCTGCTGAGCAGGCAAAGAGGGAGGCTCTTAAGGATGATCATGATGCATTCACTGTGGTCATTGGAAGCCGAGCTTCGGTGCTTGAAGGAGACGATGATGCTGACGCTAATGTGAAAGATATAACAATAGAAAATTTCTCTGTTTCTGCTCGTGGTAAAGAACTTTTGAAGAATGCATCAGTGAAGATATCTCATGGAAAGAGGTATGGTTTGGTTGGACCCAATGGAAAGGGCAAGTCCACACTGCTGAAACTTCTTGCCTGGAGGAAGATACCAGTACCTAAGAATATTGATGTCCTTCTGGTTGAGCAGGAGGTAGTTGGTGATGACAAGACAGCTCTTGAAGCCGTTGTTTCAGCTAATGAAGAACTAGTTAAAATTCGGCAAGAGGTTACCTCTCTTCAGAATGCAGCTTCTGCTGAAGAAAGTGTTGACAAAGATGATGATGTAGAAGATGATACAGGAGAAAAGCTAGCAGAGCTATATGAAAAATTGCAGTTGATGGGATCTGATGCTGCTGAAGCTCAGGCATCAAAGATATTAGCCGGTTTAGGTTTTACAAAGAATATGCAAGGCCGCCCTACAAAATCCTTCAGTGGTGGCTGGAGAATGAGAATTTCTTTAGCTCGAGCACTTTTTGTACAACCAACGCTATTATTACTTGATGAACCCACGAATCATCTCGACCTGAGGGCTGTTCTCTGGTTGGAAGAGTATTTGTGCCGTTGGAAGAAAACTTTGGTAGTTGTCTCACATGATAGAGATTTTCTCAATACAGTATGTACTGAGATTATTCATCTCCATGATTTGAAACTTCATTTCTATCGTGGCaattttgatgattttgagAGTGGATATGAACAGCGTCGTAAAGAGATGAATAAGAAGTATGAGATTTATGACAAGCAGTTGAAAGCAGCTAAAAGGAGTGGAAACCGAGCCCAGCAAGAAAAGGTTAAGGATCGAGCTAAGTTTGCAGCAGCTAAGGAAGCATCTAAAAGCAAAGGCAAGGGCAAGGTTGATGAGGATGATGCCCCATCGGAGGTTCCACAGAAGTGGAGGGATTACAGTGTGGAATTCCACTTTCCTGAACCCACTGAGCTTACACCCCCACTTTTACAGCTCATTGAGGTCAGCTTTAGCTACCCAAACCGAGAGGATTTTAGGCTATCAAATGTTGATGTTGGCATTGATATGGGGACTCGTGTTGCCATTGTTGGGCCTAATGGAGCTGGAAAATCCACGTTGTTGAATCTTCTAGCTGGTGATTTGGTTGCTTCTGAGGGTGAAGTACGAAGAAGTCAGAAGTTGAGGATAGGAAGATACTCCCAACACTTTGTGGACCTTCTAACAATGGATGAAACAGCTGTGCAGTATCTTCTGCGTCTCCATCCCGATCAGGAGGGACTTAGCAAGCAGGAGGCTGTTCGTGCAAAACTTGGTAAGTTTGGGTTACCAAGTCATAACCATCTTACTCCTATTGCCAAACTATCAGGAGGGCAGAAAGCTCGAGTTGTCTTCACTTCTATTTCCATGTCAAAACCACACATTTTATTGTTAGATGAACCAACCAATCATCTGGACATGCAAAGTATTGATGCATTGGCAGATGCACTGGATGAATTCACTGGTGGAGTTGTTCTTGTCAGTCATGATTCAAGATTGATATCACGTGTGTGTGATGATGAAGAAAGGAGTCAAATTTGGGTTGTCGAGGATGGGACTGTCAAAACTTTCCCCGGAACATTTGAGGATTACAAGGAGGATTTGATGAGAGAGATTAAAGCTGAAGTTGATGACTGA
- the LOC108341742 gene encoding mitogen-activated protein kinase kinase kinase NPK1, with translation MAVTRRRDGMRGVHQWAWPKPNKWVKGKLVGCGSFGTVHLAMNKSTGALFVVKSSHSRAGREALDEEVKILKIFNSSPYIVQCLGTEEEEQGKVNVFMEYMSGGSLADVAHKFGGSLDEEVVRVYTREILHGLNHLHLHGIVHCDLKCKNVLLDPHGNVKLADFGCARRANELGKSFGGTPLWMAPEVLRNESVDLSADIWSLGCTVIEMATGSPPWAHQVSNHVSDVLWIAHGDAIPQFPPHFSKEGLDFLSMCLQRDPRKRSTPQQLLSHPFVTSTPPSQHQQQKQHASSPASVLEVHDFRDSCDVHDFSLTNTLASYTDYSKGIAVCKAEDSALGSSGNWITVRSG, from the coding sequence ATGGCGGTAACTAGAAGAAGAGACGGTATGCGTGGCGTTCACCAGTGGGCGTGGCCTAAACCCAATAAATGGGTGAAGGGGAAACTGGTTGGATGTGGATCTTTCGGCACTGTGCATTTGGCGATGAACAAATCAACGGGTGCCCTTTTTGTTGTAAAATCATCACATTCGAGGGCTGGACGTGAGGCTTTGGATGAAGAGGTAAAAATcctgaaaatatttaattcttcaCCGTACATTGTCCAATGTTTAGGGACAGAGGAGGAGGAGCAGGGCAAGGTGAATGTTTTTATGGAGTATATGTCAGGAGGTAGTTTGGCAGACGTGGCTCACAAATTCGGTGGGTCATTGGATGAAGAGGTGGTTCGTGTGTATACCAGGGAAATTCTTCACGGCCTGAACCATCTTCACCTTCATGGTATTGTACACTGCGATCTCAAGTGCAAGAACGTGCTTTTGGACCCACATGGCAACGTGAAGCTGGCAGATTTTGGATGTGCCAGAAGGGCAAATGAGTTGGGAAAGTCATTTGGTGGGACCCCTCTGTGGATGGCTCCTGAAGTGCTGAGGAACGAGTCTGTTGATTTGTCTGCAGATATATGGTCCTTGGGATGCACAGTTATTGAGATGGCTACTGGCAGTCCTCCTTGGGCTCATCAGGTTTCAAATCACGTCAGTGATGTGCTCTGGATTGCCCATGGTGATGCTATTCCTCAGTTTCCACCCCATTTCTCCAAGGAGGGTTTGGATTTCTTGAGCATGTGCTTGCAGAGAGATCCCCGTAAGAGGTCTACGCCTCAGCAGTTACTTTCTCATCCCTTTGTTACATCAACACCACCTTctcaacatcaacaacaaaaacaacatgCTTCCTCTCCGGCAAGCGTCTTGGAGGTTCACGATTTCAGGGACTCTTGTGATGTACATGATTTCTCTCTCACAAACACACTTGCATCTTACACTGATTACTCCAAAGGAATAGCTGTGTGTAAAGCAGAAGACAGTGCCTTGGGCTCATCGGGCAATTGGATTACAGTTAGATCAGGCTGA